Proteins co-encoded in one Schistocerca cancellata isolate TAMUIC-IGC-003103 chromosome 5, iqSchCanc2.1, whole genome shotgun sequence genomic window:
- the LOC126187693 gene encoding sorting nexin-16: MAADSSPCVSEVTSAISRIRMGNNSDTKGPRVENDVRTPSSSPQSPETPVLDITENHVVDSFRLRMINSASNCSSPNRENTKAVSDIQIPIVGYEVMEERARFTVYKLRIENKASGNCWYVFRRYTDFVRLHSKLRSEFPDVKLQLPRKRWFGDNFDPAFLSDRIKGLQGFVNAILNHQELCSAQAVKDFFCLDEPPSYTESLEESRAIFEALEETIYHLRSQLREKETELTRMKFTLDIEMKKNNRMVQLVRTAVEKCTTCSRVLPVLDGPNLTSTPVKAADKTSVGPRAEMQTSAGERSSAGSHR, from the exons ATGGCAGCCGACAGTAGCCCCTGTGTGAGTGAGGTGACATCGGCTattagtagaataagaatgggCAATAATTCTGACACGAAAGGTCCGCGTGTGGAGAACGATGTACGAACACCTTCATCTTCACCTCAGTCGCCGGAAACACCAGTGCTCGACATTACAGAAAACCATGTTGTGGATTCTTTCAG GTTACGAATGATAAACTCTGCATCAAATTGCTCCTCACCCAACAGAGAGAATACAAAAGCTGTATCAGACATCCAGATACCTATAGTGGGATATGAGGTGATGGAGGAACGTGCACGATTCACT GTTTATAAACTTCGAATTGAAAATAAGGCTTCTGGTAATTGCTGGTATGTGTTTCGTAGATACACAGACTTTGTGCGGTTGCACTCAAAG TTGCGGAGTGAATTCCCTGATGTTAAGCTGCAACTACCACGAAAACGATGGTTTGGGGACAATTTTGATCCTGCTTTCCTCAGTGATCGAATAAAAGGACTGCAGGGCTTTGTTAATGCCATATTGAACCATCAGGAACTTTGTAGTGCTCAAGCTGTTAAAGACTTTTTCTGTCTTGATGAACCACCATCATATACAGAAAGCCTTGAAGAGTCCAgg GCAATATTTGAAGCTTTGGAGGAAACAATATATCATTTACGGAGCCAGTTAAGAGAGAAAGAAACTGAACTTACACGAATGAAGTTCACTTTGGACATAGAAATGAAGAAGAATAACAGAATGGTCCAACTAGTAAG GACAGCTGTTGAAAAATGCACAACTTGTTCTCGAGTGCTACCAGTCCTTGATGGCCCTAATTTGACATCAACACCTGTCAAGGCAGCTGATAAAACCTCAGTTGGACCACGTGCTGAAATGCAGACATCGGCAGGCGAAAGATCATCAGCTGGAAGCCATCGATAG